A DNA window from Massilia putida contains the following coding sequences:
- a CDS encoding helix-turn-helix domain-containing protein: MIDRPACYPSPAATPLPLLDVLTSPVPPGRFDSPVDERHVLCLHLGAPVPVSYRAGRAERQGVRLHGQFCVVPGGSSTRWTMSQPATSLLLRLAPAHLRATAHEMGPGAGSFDLAPAIHIRDPQIERIGWMMQAEEHAGSPGGRLFADSLASALAVRLVALQSRITNPPPALALPAWRLRRVIEYIDAHLDQELTLAELAAVAEFSPSHFKALFKQAVGVPVHRFVLERRVERARLRLLEGKQSITEIALEAGFAHPSHMARWMRRLLGLGPSQIRG, encoded by the coding sequence ATGATCGACAGACCCGCATGCTATCCCAGCCCTGCCGCCACCCCGCTGCCGCTCCTCGACGTGCTGACGTCGCCCGTCCCGCCGGGACGGTTCGATTCGCCCGTGGATGAGCGTCACGTGCTGTGCCTCCACCTCGGTGCGCCGGTGCCCGTGTCGTACCGGGCCGGCAGAGCCGAGCGCCAGGGCGTGCGGCTGCATGGGCAGTTTTGCGTGGTGCCCGGCGGGTCGAGTACGCGCTGGACGATGTCGCAGCCGGCGACTTCGCTGCTGTTGCGGCTGGCGCCCGCGCATCTGCGCGCCACGGCCCACGAGATGGGCCCGGGCGCGGGCAGCTTCGACCTCGCGCCGGCCATCCACATCCGCGATCCGCAAATCGAACGCATCGGCTGGATGATGCAGGCCGAGGAGCATGCCGGCTCCCCGGGCGGCCGGCTGTTCGCCGACAGTCTCGCCTCGGCGCTTGCCGTGCGCCTGGTCGCCCTGCAGTCACGCATCACGAACCCGCCGCCGGCACTGGCTTTGCCCGCATGGCGCCTGCGCCGCGTCATCGAATACATCGATGCCCATCTGGACCAGGAGCTCACCCTGGCCGAACTCGCGGCCGTCGCGGAATTCAGCCCGTCGCATTTCAAGGCCCTGTTCAAGCAGGCGGTGGGCGTGCCGGTCCACCGGTTCGTGCTCGAGCGCCGCGTCGAACGGGCGCGCCTGCGCCTGCTCGAGGGGAAACAGAGCATCACGGAGATCGCCCTGGAAGCCGGCTTCGCGCATCCGAGCCACATGGCGCGCTGGATGCGCCGGCTGCTGGGGTTGGGCCCTTCGCAGATCCGCGGTTAG
- a CDS encoding glycoside hydrolase family 31 protein, producing MRFTPHILAAACASIVPVHAAAAPHTVGAVVQTLPSDDGLDLRLSSGARVHVGFVTADVVRVRMTPGGRFAPDVSYAIAGTPPTSRATLTTHEASVELRSATGTRVVIGTRPELAISVYDGAGKLVVADDPARPMAFNPVDGTVETSMRRDDYELYYGFGEKTFPLSRHQQTMVMWNSDVPDYPAGHDPSYESIPFFIALHDGKSYGLFFDNTRRSWFDMGKTDPHRYSFGAAGGELDYYVFTGGPARTPAGVLRDYTALTGRGALPPLWALGYQQSRWSYMTQEQVLDVAHEFRRRHIPADVIYLDIDHMDGFRVFTWNPKTFPDPKTMLDRLHDAGFHAVTIVDPGIKFDERYPIYRSGREQGIYVRNADGGELHAKVWPGICAFPDFTSPAARAWFGSLYKAPLDLGVDGFWNDMNEPGVFAPDDFKQPDISLGPHKTFPLDARHAGDGIPGTHAQYHNVYGMQMARASFEGLRNLRPDKRPLVLTRAGFAGVQRYAAVWTGDNSPTWTHLALTIPMLTNLSVSGVPFVGADVGGFMGSPGAELHTRWLQAAALTPYFRTHSNDVSAPREPWAFGAAYERIDRATIELRYRLLPYLYTLFADNEQSGTPPMRPLWFAYPGDARARLVDDQFLAGGDLLVAPVLHEGQTRRDVYFPQGDTWIDWWDGTRHAGGTAAQVAAPLDRLPLFIRAGAGVPVAPVVQNTGEMKNVPLTIAVAAGAGGTSHVFQDAGDGYGYRQGASRTITVTQDAHGVRLEMPPNRGYQRVGAIDIIGLAAAPAGVRIDGEPARDVHFDAATRRLRIALPNENVKRVEF from the coding sequence ATGCGATTCACTCCACACATCCTTGCCGCGGCGTGCGCTTCCATCGTGCCGGTCCACGCCGCCGCGGCCCCGCATACGGTCGGCGCCGTCGTGCAAACGCTGCCGTCCGACGATGGCCTGGATCTGCGCCTGTCCAGCGGCGCACGGGTCCACGTCGGCTTCGTCACAGCCGATGTCGTGCGCGTGCGGATGACCCCCGGCGGCCGCTTCGCGCCGGACGTGTCGTATGCCATCGCCGGGACGCCGCCCACATCCAGGGCGACATTGACGACGCACGAGGCATCGGTGGAATTGCGCTCGGCCACGGGCACGCGCGTGGTGATCGGCACCAGGCCCGAGCTGGCGATCTCGGTGTACGACGGCGCCGGCAAGCTCGTCGTCGCGGACGACCCGGCCCGTCCGATGGCGTTCAACCCGGTCGACGGCACCGTCGAGACCTCGATGCGCCGCGACGACTACGAGCTGTATTACGGTTTTGGGGAAAAAACATTTCCCCTTTCTCGACATCAGCAGACCATGGTGATGTGGAACTCGGACGTGCCCGACTACCCGGCGGGCCACGATCCGTCGTATGAATCGATACCGTTCTTCATTGCCCTGCACGACGGCAAGAGCTACGGCCTGTTCTTCGACAACACGCGGCGCAGCTGGTTCGACATGGGGAAGACGGACCCGCACCGCTACAGCTTCGGCGCCGCCGGCGGCGAGCTGGATTACTACGTCTTCACAGGCGGCCCCGCGCGCACGCCGGCCGGCGTCCTGCGCGACTACACGGCGCTGACGGGCCGCGGCGCCTTGCCGCCCCTGTGGGCGCTGGGCTACCAGCAATCGCGCTGGTCGTACATGACGCAGGAACAGGTGCTGGATGTCGCCCACGAATTCCGCCGGCGCCACATCCCGGCCGACGTCATCTACCTCGATATCGACCACATGGACGGATTCCGCGTGTTCACGTGGAATCCCAAGACGTTCCCCGATCCGAAGACGATGCTGGACCGGCTGCACGATGCGGGCTTCCACGCCGTGACCATCGTCGACCCGGGCATCAAGTTCGACGAACGCTATCCGATCTACCGCAGCGGCCGCGAACAGGGCATCTACGTGCGCAATGCCGACGGCGGCGAGTTGCACGCGAAGGTCTGGCCCGGCATCTGCGCGTTCCCGGACTTCACGTCGCCGGCGGCGCGGGCGTGGTTCGGCAGCCTGTACAAGGCGCCGCTCGACCTGGGCGTCGACGGCTTCTGGAACGACATGAACGAACCCGGCGTGTTCGCCCCCGACGATTTCAAGCAGCCGGACATCAGTCTGGGCCCGCACAAGACGTTCCCGCTCGACGCGCGGCACGCCGGCGACGGCATCCCCGGCACGCATGCGCAATACCACAACGTCTACGGCATGCAGATGGCGCGCGCCAGCTTCGAGGGATTGCGCAACCTGCGTCCGGATAAACGCCCGCTGGTGCTCACGCGTGCCGGTTTCGCCGGGGTGCAGCGCTATGCCGCCGTCTGGACGGGCGATAACTCGCCGACCTGGACCCACCTCGCGCTGACCATCCCGATGCTCACCAATCTGTCCGTGTCGGGCGTGCCGTTCGTCGGCGCCGACGTCGGCGGCTTCATGGGCAGTCCGGGCGCGGAACTGCACACCCGCTGGCTGCAGGCGGCGGCGCTGACGCCATACTTCCGCACGCATTCCAACGACGTCTCCGCGCCGCGCGAACCGTGGGCCTTCGGCGCCGCCTACGAACGCATCGACCGCGCCACGATCGAACTGCGCTACCGGCTGCTGCCTTACCTGTACACGCTGTTCGCGGACAACGAGCAGTCCGGCACGCCGCCGATGCGGCCCTTGTGGTTCGCCTATCCGGGCGACGCGCGCGCGCGCCTCGTCGACGACCAGTTTCTCGCGGGCGGCGACCTGCTGGTGGCGCCGGTCCTGCACGAGGGGCAAACGCGCCGCGACGTCTATTTCCCGCAAGGGGACACGTGGATCGACTGGTGGGACGGCACCCGTCACGCGGGCGGCACCGCCGCGCAGGTCGCCGCGCCGCTGGACCGGCTGCCGCTGTTCATCCGCGCCGGTGCCGGCGTGCCCGTCGCGCCGGTCGTGCAAAACACGGGCGAGATGAAAAACGTGCCGCTGACGATCGCCGTCGCGGCCGGCGCCGGCGGCACGAGCCACGTGTTCCAGGATGCCGGCGACGGCTACGGTTACCGCCAGGGCGCGTCGCGCACGATCACCGTGACCCAGGACGCGCACGGCGTGCGGCTGGAGATGCCGCCCAACCGCGGTTATCAGCGCGTGGGCGCCATCGACATCATCGGCCTCGCGGCCGCGCCGGCCGGCGTCCGCATCGACGGCGAGCCTGCGCGCGACGTCCACTTCGACGCGGCGACGCGGCGCCTGCGCATCGCGCTGCCAAATGAAAACGTGAAGCGCGTCGAGTTCTAA
- a CDS encoding COG4315 family predicted lipoprotein codes for MKAVNLGIACLSALFALSAHAADPAPVKKVDGILVDAHGMTVYTFDKDVAGSGKSACKGQCAENWPAVKAGDAPLSEPYSAIVRDDGTKQLAYHGKPLYTYIKDKKAGEREGDKKMNVWHVVTD; via the coding sequence ATGAAAGCTGTCAACCTTGGTATCGCCTGCCTGTCCGCGCTGTTCGCCCTGTCCGCCCATGCCGCCGATCCGGCCCCGGTCAAGAAAGTCGACGGCATCCTCGTCGACGCCCACGGCATGACCGTGTACACCTTCGACAAGGACGTCGCCGGCAGCGGCAAGAGCGCCTGCAAGGGCCAGTGCGCGGAAAACTGGCCGGCCGTGAAGGCGGGCGACGCGCCGCTGTCCGAGCCCTATTCGGCGATCGTGCGCGACGACGGCACCAAGCAGCTCGCCTACCACGGCAAGCCGCTGTACACGTACATCAAGGATAAAAAGGCCGGCGAGCGCGAAGGCGACAAGAAGATGAACGTCTGGCACGTCGTGACGGATTAA
- a CDS encoding YgjV family protein: MSLDWFAPAQCVGYIAFVLGVACAMQKDDRRFKLFMAGECLAYIVHFALLGNPTPVASTTMSLLRSVLALYTRSLWVAGGVVVMNLVLGLALATRMTDWLPLAASCIGTLALFLLRGVPMRLAMLCGTCLWIANNIIAGSIGGTALEIVMALVNATTIWRMARAARVAQPA, encoded by the coding sequence ATGTCCCTCGATTGGTTCGCGCCGGCGCAATGCGTCGGCTATATCGCGTTCGTCCTCGGCGTCGCGTGCGCCATGCAAAAGGACGACCGCCGCTTCAAGCTGTTCATGGCCGGCGAATGCCTGGCTTATATCGTCCACTTCGCCCTGCTCGGCAATCCGACGCCTGTCGCCAGCACGACCATGTCGCTGCTGCGCTCCGTGCTGGCGCTGTACACCCGCTCGCTGTGGGTGGCGGGGGGCGTCGTCGTGATGAACCTCGTTCTCGGTCTTGCGCTCGCCACGCGCATGACGGATTGGCTGCCGCTGGCCGCGTCCTGCATCGGCACGCTCGCGCTGTTCCTGCTGCGCGGCGTCCCCATGCGACTCGCGATGCTGTGCGGGACCTGCTTGTGGATCGCGAATAACATCATCGCCGGCTCGATCGGCGGCACGGCGCTCGAGATCGTGATGGCGCTCGTCAATGCGACGACGATCTGGCGCATGGCACGGGCGGCCCGGGTGGCGCAGCCCGCCTGA
- a CDS encoding alpha/beta fold hydrolase → MNKPTPLKLCNVLGATILALAALGTARAQTASPAAFPAIKQIDAGVLNVGYVDAGPADGPVVILLHGWPYDIHSYVDVVPLLTKAGYRVIVPHLRGYGTTRFLDPDAVRNGEPAALAKDVVDLMDALKIDKAILAGYDWGARSADIVAALWPERVKGLVSVSGYLIGSQENGKQPLPPSAELQWWYQFYFATDRGAAGYAKNRHDFAKLIWQTASPQWHVDDRTFDRSAASLENPDHVAITVYNYRWRLGLIQGEAQYDKLEARLATFPAITVPTITLEGDANGAPHPEPAAYAKRFTGKYKHELVKGGVGHNLPQEAPRAFADAVIAVDHL, encoded by the coding sequence ATGAACAAGCCCACCCCCCTCAAGCTTTGCAACGTCCTCGGCGCAACCATCCTCGCCCTCGCGGCGCTGGGCACGGCCCGCGCGCAAACGGCCAGCCCGGCCGCGTTCCCGGCCATCAAGCAGATCGATGCCGGCGTGCTGAACGTCGGTTACGTCGACGCGGGTCCGGCCGATGGTCCCGTCGTGATCCTGCTGCACGGCTGGCCGTACGACATCCACAGCTATGTCGACGTCGTGCCGCTGCTGACGAAGGCCGGCTACCGCGTGATCGTGCCCCACCTGCGCGGCTACGGCACGACGCGTTTCCTCGATCCGGACGCCGTACGCAACGGCGAACCGGCGGCGCTGGCGAAAGACGTCGTCGACCTGATGGATGCATTGAAAATCGACAAGGCGATCCTGGCCGGCTACGACTGGGGTGCGCGCAGCGCCGACATCGTGGCCGCGCTGTGGCCCGAGCGGGTCAAGGGTCTGGTCTCGGTCAGCGGCTACCTGATCGGCAGCCAGGAAAACGGCAAGCAGCCGCTGCCGCCGAGCGCCGAGCTGCAATGGTGGTACCAGTTTTATTTCGCCACGGACCGCGGCGCCGCCGGCTACGCGAAGAACCGCCACGATTTCGCCAAGCTGATCTGGCAAACGGCATCGCCGCAGTGGCATGTCGACGACCGCACCTTCGACCGCAGCGCCGCCTCCCTCGAGAACCCGGACCACGTCGCGATCACCGTCTACAACTACCGCTGGCGCCTTGGCCTGATCCAGGGCGAAGCGCAATACGACAAGCTGGAAGCCCGCCTAGCGACGTTCCCGGCCATCACCGTGCCGACGATCACCCTGGAGGGCGACGCCAACGGCGCGCCGCATCCCGAACCGGCCGCGTACGCCAAGCGTTTCACCGGGAAATACAAGCATGAACTCGTCAAAGGCGGCGTGGGCCACAACCTGCCGCAGGAAGCGCCGCGCGCGTTTGCCGATGCCGTCATCGCGGTCGACCACCTGTAA
- a CDS encoding alpha/beta fold hydrolase, giving the protein MKRRDFLQLAGAAVAACGAHAAEAPTEVERYRQARRFADLPFGRIAYVERGTGGAALFLHGAPLNGFQWRGALDRLSPYRRCIAPDFMGLGYSQIPERQSVAPAAQVAMLGALLDALHVDRADIVASDSGGAVAQLFLARYPGRVRTMLLTDCDTEPNSPPPMIKPVLDMANAGTLADDTAKWLTDKNLARSTFGAAVYHDPAILTDDVIAYYVSPMVSTPLRRKQYHDFHKALAPNPLAGIEATLRRSMVPVRMVWGSKDTIFPVADAAYLDRIFPRSLGVRQVPEGKLFFQEEFPDVIAEEALRLWRAS; this is encoded by the coding sequence ATGAAACGCAGGGATTTCTTGCAGTTGGCCGGTGCCGCCGTCGCGGCTTGCGGTGCGCACGCGGCGGAGGCGCCGACCGAGGTGGAACGCTACCGCCAGGCGCGGCGCTTCGCCGACCTGCCGTTCGGCCGCATCGCCTATGTCGAGCGCGGCACGGGCGGGGCGGCGCTGTTCCTGCACGGCGCCCCGTTGAACGGTTTTCAATGGCGCGGCGCGCTCGACCGCCTGTCGCCTTACCGACGCTGCATCGCGCCGGATTTCATGGGCCTCGGCTACTCGCAGATCCCCGAGCGCCAATCGGTCGCGCCCGCCGCCCAGGTGGCGATGCTGGGGGCATTGCTGGATGCGCTGCACGTCGACCGGGCCGACATCGTCGCGTCCGACAGCGGCGGCGCGGTCGCACAGTTGTTCCTGGCCCGATATCCGGGGCGCGTACGCACGATGCTGCTGACGGACTGCGACACCGAGCCGAACAGCCCGCCGCCGATGATCAAACCGGTACTCGATATGGCGAACGCCGGCACGCTCGCTGACGACACGGCGAAATGGCTGACCGACAAGAATCTGGCGCGCTCGACTTTCGGCGCGGCCGTGTACCACGATCCTGCGATTCTCACGGACGACGTCATCGCGTATTACGTCTCGCCGATGGTGAGCACGCCATTGCGGCGCAAGCAGTACCACGACTTTCACAAGGCGCTGGCGCCGAACCCGCTGGCGGGCATCGAGGCTACGCTCAGGCGCAGCATGGTGCCGGTGCGGATGGTGTGGGGGAGCAAAGATACGATCTTTCCCGTGGCCGATGCAGCTTATCTAGACCGCATTTTTCCACGGTCGTTGGGTGTGCGTCAGGTTCCCGAGGGGAAGCTATTTTTTCAGG
- a CDS encoding organic hydroperoxide resistance protein, which yields MSKIDNVLYTGKTRTTGGRAGGARSSDGRLDITLSPPGSHGKGTNPEQLFAAGWSACFIGALGLAAKDHQVALPAGTAVDAEIDLGTGADGYALQARLAVSLPGVPRDVAEALVASAHQRCPYSKMSRGNIDVAITLA from the coding sequence ATGAGCAAGATCGACAACGTCCTCTACACCGGCAAGACCCGCACCACCGGCGGCCGCGCAGGCGGCGCGCGCAGCAGCGACGGCCGTCTCGACATCACCCTGTCGCCGCCGGGCAGCCACGGCAAGGGCACGAACCCGGAGCAGCTGTTCGCCGCGGGCTGGTCGGCCTGCTTCATCGGCGCGCTGGGACTGGCTGCGAAAGACCATCAAGTGGCGCTGCCGGCGGGCACGGCGGTCGATGCCGAAATCGACCTCGGCACCGGCGCCGACGGCTACGCGCTGCAAGCCCGCCTGGCCGTGAGCCTGCCCGGCGTGCCGCGCGACGTCGCCGAAGCGCTGGTCGCGTCCGCGCACCAGCGCTGCCCCTATTCGAAGATGTCGCGCGGGAATATCGACGTCGCCATCACGCTGGCGTGA